A window of Flammeovirga kamogawensis genomic DNA:
GGAGAAACTTTTGTTACACGAAAGATTACACGAGCAGTAGCAAAAATTGCTTTAGGCTTACAAGATTGCCTTTTTCTAGGAAATCTTAACTCAAAAAGAGATTGGGGACATGCTAAGGATTATGTAAAAGCTATGTGGCTTATATTACAACAAGAAAAGGCAGAAGATTTTTGTATTGCCACAGGAATCACCACTTCCATCAGAGATTTTGTAAAAATGGCCTTTGCTGAAGTGGGTATTGAGCTAGCATTTACCGGTGAAGGTGTTGATGAAATTGCAACAATAAAAAAGTGTAATCAGCCAGAGTTCCAGGTAAAAGAGGGAACGGTTGTATTAAAAGTAGATCCGCAATACTTCCGCCCTACAGAAGTAGATTTACTTATTGGAGATCCTACAAAAGCAAAAACACAATTGGGATGGGAATTAGAATACGACCTTCCTGCTCTTGTTAAAGACATGATGACCTCGGATGTAAAACTATTTAAAAAGGAAAAATATTTACGTGATGGAGGGCATGATGTTTTGAATCAGTATGAATAGGCTTTTGAATTAGGAGTTAAAAATGAAGAACTAAGAACTGTCAATAGTTTATAACTACTAGAACCCATCTACATCATCAGCCCAGGACTTAAGTCTTGGGCTGATAATAATGGATATATATTGTTTGAAGTCTGGAGACTTCTTCAATGATGAATCACAAGTGACGCCTGACGGCTTAACACTTACGATAGATTAATAAAACACTTTCAAAAGCTCAGGACTTCCATCTTGGGCTTTTGATGTATAAAAGAAATAATTAGAATCATGGAAAAGGCATCAAAAATATACATTGCAGGTCACAAAGGAATGGTAGGCTCTGCAATACATAGAAAATTAGTTGCAGAAGGTTACACTAATATTGTTGTACGTACATCCTCAAAACTAGACTTAAAAGATCAAGTAGCTGTTACTGCTTTCTTTGAAAAAGAAAAGCCAGACTATGTATTTTTAGCTGCTGCAAAAGTTGGAGGTATTCAAGCCAATAACATCTATAGAGCACAGTTCCTATATGAGAATTTAATGATACAAAATAACGTCATCCATCAAAGTTACGTGCACGGTGTAAAGAAATTACTCTTTTTAGGCTCTTCATGCATTTATCCCAAAATGGCTCCTCAGCCTTTAAAAGAAAACTATCTACTTACAGGAATATTAGAGCCAACGAATGAACCTTATGCCATAGCTAAAATTTCGGGTATAAAAATGTGTGAAGCTTACAGAGCACAATATGGATGTAACTTCATCTCAGCAATGCCCACTAACCTCTATGGATATAACGATAATTACCACCCACAGAATTCTCATGTACTCCCAGCCCTATTGCGTAAGTTCCATGAAGCAAAAGAAAGCAATGCAGCAACTGTAGAAGTTTGGGGTTCTGGTGCACCATTAAGAGAATTTATGTTTGTAGATGACCTTGCTGCTGCCTGTTACTTCCTCATGCAAAATTATAATGGTGAGCAATTTGTGAATATAGGTACAGGAGTAGATCTTAGTATCAAGGAATTAGCAGAAACCATAAAAGAAGTTGTTGGTTTTGAAGGTGAATTAGTTTGGGATGCTTCTAAGCCTGATGGTACACCTAGAAAATTAATGGATGTATCAAATTTAAATAACCTTGGTTTTACACATAAAGTAGATTTAAGAGAGGGTATTGAATTAACCTATAAAGACTTTGTTGCTAAGAATAAATTTGTAGAGAGGTAACCTTTCTTCTTCATTTTTTCCATTGCTAAAAAAACGAAGCAAAAAAAGCTAGTCTGACTTGCTTAATAGAGTATTACAGTTTTGAGTTAATAATCACAACTTTAATTTATGAAATTTTTAATAACAAAGCACATAATTTCAATATATTTAAAAATGAAAATTGATTTATAATTTATCACTTAATTATTTTGTTATTACATTTACGATTATTAACATTGCGTATCAAATAAAAACAAATGATAATAAAATATACTAGCTTTACGATTCAAAATTTCACTAGCGACGATTCATAAAAAAATAACTAATTTCTCATTCAAGAGCTTACGATTCTAGCTAACGCTATAACCAAATAAGATCTACGTTTTTGATTGAAAAATATTTAATGTATTGTATTGGTTTTATTATAATTCCAACGATATAAAAGTTATTTTCACCTCGTATATTTCTATACGAGGTGTTTTTTTATATCAAGATTATATTTTTTTTGTTAATTGGATTGGATGATTGCTATTTATTCATGTTTCTTCATTTTTTCAATTGCTGAAAATACAAAAAAAGCTAGGCTTTTAATTCACGGACGGGTGATGCAGGTAGTTGATGTATATCATTAATCCATGGTTTCAACTATATGTAAAAATAATATGTATTGCATCATCCATCAATAACTGAAGTCCTTATTAAAAATACGTGTAGCTTTATAAATAGATCTAAACTTTTATGTTCAGACTAATATCTGTAAATTAGAAAAAATTAATTTCTATCGAATCCGTAAAAAATTATTTAAAATTTCTAGAAAAATAGTATGGGCTATATAGATCAATATAAGGGACAAATCATCGAAATTTGCAAAAAATTACCCATAACAAAATTATATGTTTTTGGGTCGGTAGTTACAGATAAATTTACTAAGAGTAGTGATATTGATTTTATTGTAAAATTAAAAGAAAATATAAGTTTCGAAGATTACTCTGATAGTTATTTTAACCTTCAGTATGCACTAAGAAACCTTTTTAAAAGAGAAATAGACATAGTAACCGAACCTAGTATTCGGAATCCTTATTTTAAAAAAGAAGTTGATGAAACAAAATTACTAATCTATGAAGTATAATATCTTAAAAAGCTTATTTGATATAAAAGACTCCATACTTGCTATTTTTGATTATCTAGAAGGGAAACGTGATTTTTTCATCTATAAAAAATAATCGACTCCTCAAAAGAGCTATAGAAAGAGAAATTGAAATTATAGGAGAAGCCACTCAACGGATTTTAAAAATTGATGCAAACTTTCCTATATCAAATGCACGAAAAATTGTGGATACTCGAAATTGGGTGATACATGGTTATGACTTTGTTGATGATCAAATAATTTGGAATATCATAATTAATCAACTCCCTAAATTGTTACAAGAAGTAAACAATGAAATCTCTAAAAGAGATCAATAATTTTCCACCTCAACAATGCAATATAGAACATAGAAGTACACACGTTTAGTAGACTAAATGTATCTACTAACTTAATTTCTACAACTTTTCTCGAAAATATTCTAAGTAAAACACGGCTTTTATTTTATGAAATTTTTAATAACACTTTACATAATTACCAACTTTCTAAAAATGTTATTGATATGTTATTTTCTACACTTGTTATTTGTTGATTTTAAAAATTGTTATTAACATTGCATCAACAATTTAGCTAAGAAGAAAGCTAAACGATTCATAACTTTTACTAGCATTTATTAGCGATTCAAAAAAAATAACTGATTATATTTTCATGCATAATGCTGTTTCTTTTCTCTTTTACAATCGAGAATATTATATGTTTTATAGTGAAGATTTTACTGTGAAAGGACTATTACCTACTCCAACATTACAGGCTTTTATTTTTTCACCTTGTGCAATCCTGTATAAGGTGTTTTTTTATGCTTCATTTTCATGTAGTATTAGGGCTAAACAGGCTAGATAAGTGAATCCTTAAGCCTTGTTCATCAACTCACTCGTATTGATTTATTTTTAAACTGTTACAAATAAGTAAAATGAATACCCATCCATATAAGCATATTTAAAGTAATAACCTCAAAATATGTAGACTTGTTTTTACTTCAGCAATCGAAAAAAAAGAATAAAAAAAAACCTCTTTATATTAAATATAAAGAGGTAAAGAACATCTGGCGGATATTTTATGAGTAACAGTCAGCCTTAAATTTATACTATTCAATGTTATGGTTTTAGCTTAGTCAAGTTATTGTATAAACATGATGTTTTTTTTATTATTATATCAAAATATTACACACATTTTGATAACACAATAATACTATGAATTTCATTTACAAACAAATTTAAACAGCACTTTTTTTTAATTTACAGCAAATAACCTTAAGAATAGTACATATTAAAAACAATCATAAAATAACAGTTATCAACATATTAGAGGTTTAAACAAAATTTGAATTAAAAAGCAATTAGAGAATATAAAAAAATGATCAAAAAGTTACATGAAACCTTTTGATCATTTTTTATCGTTTAAACAAATAGATATTACATATCATTTCTATCGCCACTTATTCTATCAAAGTATTCTAAAGCATAAGTACCCACAGGATAATAAGGTCCTTTACGGCAATCTAATAATGATTGTTTACACTTTTGCAGATCCTCAACTCCATAAACGTATGACATTAATAAACTACACTTCACATATTCTTTAGGGGTGATATTAGAATCGCTTAAAAGATCTAAACCAACAGCTATTGCTTCCTCTCTTCGTCCTAATTTGTGTAGGGCAACTACTTTATAGAACATAATATCTCTTGCTCCTCGAAAATTAGCTAAACAGTTATTCGAATAAGTTAATGCTTTCTCATATTTTTGTGAAGAAAGCAAAATGTCTATAAATTCGTTATATGCTTTCAAGAAAGTCTTATCCTTACCTTTATAACCTTCTAAGCCTAATTCAAATAGGTGAATTCCTTTATGGTGATGTTCTTCTTTAACTATAATGTCTGCCATTAATATATTAGCCTTTATATAAGTCTTATCAATTTTCATTGCTCTATTCAATAAGCTTTTTGCTTGATCAAAAGCATAGATATCTTCAAAGGCAGAAGCAACAGCAAAGAAATAATCTGGTTTTAATTTTGTTACTCTCGATTTAAAAGGACCTAAATTAGCTTTTTCTAAAATTGGCATTGCTTTTTCGTATTCTTCTAAACCGTAGTAAGCAATTCCTTTTTCATAGTTATACTTTGCCAACTGATTTAAAGGAGAGTTTTGAGGTAATTGCACTAAAATTAAATCTATTGTTGCAATAGCTTCTCTATATTTTTTGATTTTATTAGAAATCTGAGCATCTAAAAAAAGCATTTCTACATTAGAAGAAGAAAGCCCCA
This region includes:
- a CDS encoding nucleotidyltransferase family protein — translated: MGYIDQYKGQIIEICKKLPITKLYVFGSVVTDKFTKSSDIDFIVKLKENISFEDYSDSYFNLQYALRNLFKREIDIVTEPSIRNPYFKKEVDETKLLIYEV
- a CDS encoding tetratricopeptide repeat protein; the protein is MQKILLFIFMVLPLFSYSQEKNAVELFFKNAEKFRQAKEYYRAIVEYEQAIAIADTTAKVHYWKGVCNLLVKDTAKAIEDWDRTLIIDKKYMPAYSAISKVYETRDDYANYKRNIDFWLSVEQDPVKQINLCYETATYFFREARYEDAHVYTKAGMGLSSSNVEMLFLDAQISNKIKKYREAIATIDLILVQLPQNSPLNQLAKYNYEKGIAYYGLEEYEKAMPILEKANLGPFKSRVTKLKPDYFFAVASAFEDIYAFDQAKSLLNRAMKIDKTYIKANILMADIIVKEEHHHKGIHLFELGLEGYKGKDKTFLKAYNEFIDILLSSQKYEKALTYSNNCLANFRGARDIMFYKVVALHKLGRREEAIAVGLDLLSDSNITPKEYVKCSLLMSYVYGVEDLQKCKQSLLDCRKGPYYPVGTYALEYFDRISGDRNDM
- a CDS encoding HepT-like ribonuclease domain-containing protein → MIFSSIKNNRLLKRAIEREIEIIGEATQRILKIDANFPISNARKIVDTRNWVIHGYDFVDDQIIWNIIINQLPKLLQEVNNEISKRDQ
- the fcl gene encoding GDP-L-fucose synthase — encoded protein: MEKASKIYIAGHKGMVGSAIHRKLVAEGYTNIVVRTSSKLDLKDQVAVTAFFEKEKPDYVFLAAAKVGGIQANNIYRAQFLYENLMIQNNVIHQSYVHGVKKLLFLGSSCIYPKMAPQPLKENYLLTGILEPTNEPYAIAKISGIKMCEAYRAQYGCNFISAMPTNLYGYNDNYHPQNSHVLPALLRKFHEAKESNAATVEVWGSGAPLREFMFVDDLAAACYFLMQNYNGEQFVNIGTGVDLSIKELAETIKEVVGFEGELVWDASKPDGTPRKLMDVSNLNNLGFTHKVDLREGIELTYKDFVAKNKFVER